A genomic segment from Streptomyces sp. NBC_01233 encodes:
- a CDS encoding SRPBCC family protein, giving the protein MAEHTSSSITIEAAPSDVMAVIADFARYPEWTGEVKEAEVLATDAEGRAEKVRLLLDAGAIKDDHTLAYTWKGTDEVSWTLDKSQMLRQLDGSYRLAPVDGGKRTEVTYQLTVDVKIPMLGMIKRKAEKVIIDRALAGLKKRVESV; this is encoded by the coding sequence ATGGCGGAACACACCAGCTCAAGCATCACGATCGAGGCTGCGCCCAGCGACGTGATGGCCGTGATCGCCGACTTCGCCCGCTACCCCGAATGGACCGGCGAGGTGAAGGAGGCCGAGGTGCTGGCCACCGACGCCGAGGGGCGCGCCGAGAAGGTCCGCCTGCTGCTCGACGCCGGCGCGATCAAGGACGACCACACCCTCGCCTACACCTGGAAGGGCACGGACGAGGTCAGCTGGACGCTGGACAAGTCCCAGATGCTGCGCCAGCTGGACGGCTCGTACCGGCTGGCCCCGGTGGACGGCGGCAAGCGTACCGAGGTCACCTACCAGCTGACCGTGGACGTCAAGATCCCCATGCTCGGCATGATCAAGCGCAAGGCGGAGAAGGTCATCATCGACCGAGCGCTGGCGGGCCTGAAGAAGCGCGTCGAGTCCGTCTGA
- a CDS encoding AMP-dependent synthetase/ligase has translation MREFSLPALYEVPSDGNLTDLIRRNAAQHPDTAVMSRKVDGRWQDVTATEFLAEVRAAAKGLIAAGIRPGDRVALISRTRYEWVLFDFAIWSAGGVTVPVYETSSPEQVQWILGDSGAVAVVVESPAHSASVASLRDRLPELREVWEIEQGALETLKAAGAEISDAEVEERSSLANADDPATIVYTSGTTGRPKGCVLTHRNFFAECGNVVERLSPLFRTGECSVLLFLPAAHVFGRLVEVAAVLAPIRLGCVPDIKNLTDELQAFRPTLILGVPRVFEKVYNSARAKAQADGKGKIFDAAAETAIAYSRALDAPGGPSFGLKLKHKIFSKLVYSKLHTVLGGRGEYAISGGAPLGERLGHFFRGIGFTVLEGYGLTESCAATAFNPWDKTKIGTVGQPLPGSVVRIADDGEVLLHGEHIFNGYWQNETATAEALTDGWFHTGDVGTLDEDGYLAITGRKKELIVTAGGKNVAPAVIEDRIRAHALVAECMVVGDARPFVAALVTIDEEFLGRWAAENGKPAGVTAAELREDADLVAAVQKAVDDGNAAVSKAESVRKFRILPSQFTEESGHITPSLKLKRNVVAKDFADEIEALYRG, from the coding sequence TTGCGCGAGTTCAGCCTTCCGGCCCTGTACGAGGTCCCGTCGGACGGGAACCTGACGGATCTCATCCGCCGCAACGCCGCTCAGCATCCAGACACCGCCGTCATGAGCCGCAAGGTCGACGGCCGGTGGCAGGACGTGACCGCGACCGAGTTCCTCGCCGAGGTCCGGGCCGCGGCCAAGGGCCTCATCGCGGCCGGCATCCGGCCCGGCGACCGGGTCGCCCTCATCTCCCGCACCCGCTACGAGTGGGTGCTGTTCGACTTCGCGATCTGGAGCGCGGGCGGCGTCACCGTCCCCGTGTACGAGACCAGCTCCCCCGAGCAGGTCCAGTGGATCCTCGGCGACTCCGGCGCCGTGGCGGTCGTCGTGGAGAGCCCGGCGCACAGCGCGTCCGTGGCCTCGCTGCGCGACCGGCTGCCGGAGCTGCGCGAGGTCTGGGAGATCGAGCAGGGTGCGCTGGAGACGCTGAAGGCCGCCGGCGCGGAGATCTCCGACGCCGAGGTCGAGGAGCGCAGCAGCCTCGCCAACGCCGACGACCCGGCCACCATCGTCTACACCTCGGGCACCACCGGCCGCCCCAAGGGCTGCGTGCTGACCCACCGCAACTTCTTCGCCGAGTGCGGCAACGTGGTGGAGCGCCTGAGCCCGCTCTTCCGCACCGGCGAGTGCTCCGTGCTGCTCTTCCTCCCGGCCGCGCACGTCTTCGGGCGCCTGGTGGAGGTGGCGGCCGTACTGGCGCCGATCCGCCTGGGCTGCGTTCCGGACATCAAGAACCTGACCGACGAGCTGCAGGCCTTCCGGCCCACGCTGATCCTCGGCGTGCCGCGCGTCTTCGAGAAGGTCTACAACTCGGCGCGCGCCAAGGCGCAGGCCGACGGCAAGGGGAAGATCTTCGACGCCGCCGCCGAGACGGCGATCGCCTACAGCCGGGCGCTCGACGCCCCCGGTGGCCCGTCCTTCGGCCTGAAGCTCAAGCACAAGATCTTCTCCAAGCTGGTCTACAGCAAGCTGCACACGGTGCTCGGCGGGCGCGGCGAGTACGCGATCTCCGGCGGCGCCCCGCTGGGCGAGCGGCTCGGCCACTTCTTCCGCGGCATCGGCTTCACCGTGCTGGAGGGCTACGGCCTGACGGAGTCCTGCGCGGCCACGGCCTTCAACCCGTGGGACAAGACGAAGATCGGTACGGTCGGCCAGCCGCTGCCGGGCTCCGTGGTGCGCATCGCGGACGACGGCGAGGTGCTCCTGCACGGCGAGCACATCTTCAACGGGTACTGGCAGAACGAGACGGCTACCGCCGAGGCGCTGACCGACGGCTGGTTCCACACCGGCGACGTCGGCACCCTCGACGAGGACGGCTACCTCGCGATCACCGGGCGCAAGAAGGAGCTCATCGTCACCGCGGGCGGCAAGAACGTCGCGCCCGCCGTGATCGAGGACCGGATCCGGGCGCACGCGCTGGTCGCGGAGTGCATGGTCGTCGGCGACGCGAGGCCGTTCGTGGCGGCCCTCGTCACCATCGACGAGGAGTTCCTGGGCCGCTGGGCGGCCGAGAACGGCAAGCCGGCCGGGGTGACCGCGGCCGAGCTGCGTGAGGACGCGGACCTCGTCGCCGCCGTCCAGAAGGCCGTGGACGACGGCAACGCGGCGGTGTCCAAGGCGGAATCGGTGCGGAAATTCCGCATTCTGCCCTCCCAGTTCACGGAGGAGTCGGGTCACATCACGCCGTCGCTGAAGCTGAAGCGCAACGTGGTGGCCAAGGACTTCGCGGACGAGATCGAGGCGCTCTACCGGGGCTAG
- a CDS encoding metallophosphoesterase family protein, with the protein MGGSRRSGQGGTSGSSRPGGSGRTTAPGRTRVHVVSDVHGSTEALARAGEGADALICLGDLVLFLDYADHSRGIFPDLFGVENADRIVELRTARRFEEAHAFGRRLWAGLDRERLIEGAVRRQYAEMFAAFPNPTYATYGNVDIPGLWLEYADRDGLTVLDGQRVEIGGRVFGFVGGGLPSPMRTPYEVSVEEYTAKVEALGEVDVLCSHIPPEVPELCYDTVARRFERGSDALLAAIRRTRPRYALFGHVHQPLARRMRIGATECVNVGHFAATGRPWVLEW; encoded by the coding sequence ATGGGTGGCAGCAGGCGGAGCGGGCAGGGCGGTACGAGCGGATCGAGCCGACCGGGCGGATCGGGCCGGACGACCGCACCGGGCCGCACGCGGGTCCACGTCGTGAGCGACGTGCACGGCAGCACCGAGGCCCTCGCCCGGGCCGGAGAAGGGGCCGACGCCCTGATCTGCCTCGGTGACCTCGTCCTCTTCCTCGACTACGCCGACCACTCGCGCGGGATCTTCCCCGACCTGTTCGGCGTCGAGAACGCCGACCGGATCGTCGAGCTGCGCACCGCCCGCCGCTTCGAGGAGGCCCACGCCTTCGGGCGGCGGCTCTGGGCGGGGCTGGACCGGGAACGGCTGATCGAGGGCGCGGTGCGCCGCCAGTACGCCGAGATGTTCGCCGCCTTCCCGAACCCGACGTACGCCACCTACGGCAATGTCGACATCCCGGGTCTGTGGCTGGAATACGCCGACCGCGACGGCCTCACCGTGCTCGACGGGCAGCGGGTGGAGATCGGCGGCCGGGTCTTCGGCTTCGTCGGCGGCGGACTGCCCTCGCCGATGCGGACCCCGTACGAGGTGAGCGTCGAGGAGTACACGGCCAAGGTGGAGGCGCTCGGCGAGGTGGACGTACTGTGCTCGCACATCCCGCCGGAGGTGCCCGAGCTCTGCTACGACACGGTCGCGCGCCGGTTCGAACGCGGCAGCGACGCCCTGCTGGCCGCCATCCGCCGCACCCGGCCCCGGTACGCGCTCTTCGGGCACGTGCACCAGCCGCTGGCACGGCGGATGCGGATCGGGGCCACGGAGTGCGTGAACGTCGGCCACTTCGCGGCGACCGGCCGGCCGTGGGTGCTGGAATGGTGA